In a genomic window of Staphylococcus taiwanensis:
- a CDS encoding BppU family phage baseplate upper protein — translation MLQKLTDVSTNINVSTAENGFIGANFYTEDDGSAYIRITIKDNNQVLDFNKTDMLPRLDLFCSDGSIFTNEPLDIVIPDKGVIQYKVSDNVIAHPGRMDAKLFLANKSDSIHVANFYFTITDSGMTGPIGKEVHVDSLQELVKNVMKENAVGLLDDSFKSKLEKDLQTYVTENSNLFRGERGEQGVQGIQGPPGKVGEQGPQGVQGEKGEDGKDGVNGLDGKNGIDGKDGVDGANGEKGEKGEKGEKGDPFTFDDFTPEQLQSLKGEPGKDADMTLLQPNFSEELNKLSTIKGNMTVSIVHAPSQTFHVVQPISDNRALRIWFSKNQKDDYIIFRETEIGDYKNENKSIGYQNLEMVDSSMFNTSYAPNYFATTVGATLKGTVIADKINFTSYCTNVGGIWEATLDEGTTNEKKTTVSTYSDTNKVDNEQLLFDNLEYKKHTLKLVFKGQDPDHPTTSPRGWFNFGGTRPQDVKGTINIFKLVPVVTNVTQSLYSYSNKDIAMQIRDANNTSGEQFVPEHNGIGTAFKNKDAKLLGDNKELSFVTDKVYTDIQNVSLVQNVNGRVDNNDLVNIITNHSIKNGAISVYGNVKFLKKTYVKTAYAGMVPYFTKNVNKIKSSLNNTYKPDVSGTYRIENIPEKLQANSYLLSNDTNDVITAFEFENIVKTNRINENAIKGDTWIEHRNADMGKIYNQQFKEETIEAGYEWQFKLNYRTTEIPYANILI, via the coding sequence ATGTTACAAAAATTGACAGATGTATCTACAAATATCAATGTTAGCACGGCTGAGAACGGTTTTATTGGTGCTAATTTTTACACCGAAGATGACGGTAGTGCATACATTAGAATTACAATTAAAGATAATAACCAAGTTTTAGATTTTAATAAAACAGATATGTTACCTAGATTAGATCTATTCTGTTCAGACGGTTCAATTTTTACGAATGAGCCATTAGATATTGTGATACCTGACAAAGGTGTTATTCAATATAAGGTATCAGATAACGTTATTGCACATCCTGGTAGAATGGACGCCAAACTATTTTTAGCAAACAAAAGTGATAGTATCCACGTTGCTAACTTTTATTTCACAATTACAGATAGCGGTATGACTGGACCTATTGGAAAAGAAGTACATGTAGATTCATTACAAGAATTAGTTAAAAACGTAATGAAAGAAAATGCAGTTGGTTTGTTGGATGATAGTTTTAAATCTAAGTTAGAAAAAGACTTACAAACATACGTTACAGAAAACTCAAATTTATTTAGAGGCGAAAGAGGAGAACAAGGTGTTCAAGGTATTCAAGGACCACCGGGCAAAGTCGGCGAACAAGGTCCACAGGGTGTTCAAGGTGAAAAAGGTGAAGATGGCAAGGATGGAGTTAATGGACTAGACGGAAAAAATGGAATAGACGGTAAAGATGGCGTAGATGGTGCAAATGGAGAAAAAGGTGAAAAAGGAGAAAAAGGAGAAAAAGGTGATCCTTTCACTTTCGACGACTTCACACCAGAACAACTACAATCTCTAAAAGGGGAACCCGGTAAAGATGCAGACATGACACTTTTACAACCTAATTTTTCTGAAGAATTGAATAAATTATCTACAATTAAAGGGAATATGACGGTAAGTATTGTGCATGCACCTTCACAAACATTTCACGTTGTGCAACCTATAAGTGACAATAGAGCCTTAAGAATTTGGTTCAGTAAAAATCAAAAAGATGACTACATCATTTTTCGAGAAACAGAGATAGGCGACTATAAAAATGAAAACAAATCGATAGGCTATCAAAATTTAGAAATGGTTGACAGTAGTATGTTTAATACATCTTATGCGCCTAACTATTTTGCAACTACCGTAGGTGCCACACTTAAAGGTACAGTTATTGCCGATAAAATCAATTTTACATCGTATTGTACAAATGTTGGTGGTATTTGGGAAGCTACACTTGATGAAGGAACTACAAATGAGAAGAAAACTACTGTATCAACGTATAGCGATACTAATAAAGTTGATAACGAACAACTACTATTCGATAATCTTGAATACAAAAAACATACATTGAAATTAGTTTTTAAAGGGCAAGATCCAGACCACCCAACTACATCGCCAAGAGGGTGGTTTAATTTCGGTGGAACACGTCCACAAGATGTTAAAGGTACGATAAATATATTTAAACTAGTACCAGTTGTTACAAATGTAACTCAGTCACTTTATAGCTATTCAAACAAAGACATTGCAATGCAAATCAGAGATGCAAATAATACTAGTGGGGAACAATTTGTACCAGAACACAACGGAATAGGAACAGCTTTCAAAAATAAAGATGCTAAATTATTAGGAGACAACAAAGAATTATCATTTGTTACGGATAAAGTTTATACAGACATACAAAATGTTAGCTTGGTTCAAAATGTTAACGGTAGAGTAGACAATAACGATTTAGTAAATATCATCACAAATCACTCAATTAAAAATGGTGCAATTTCGGTATATGGAAATGTTAAGTTTTTAAAGAAAACATATGTTAAAACTGCATACGCTGGCATGGTTCCGTATTTTACTAAAAACGTTAACAAAATTAAATCGTCACTGAACAACACATATAAACCAGATGTGAGTGGAACGTATAGAATTGAGAATATACCAGAAAAATTACAAGCAAACTCATATCTGTTAAGTAATGACACAAATGATGTTATTACGGCTTTTGAATTTGAAAATATTGTCAAAACAAACAGAATTAACGAAAATGCGATAAAAGGCGATACATGGATAGAACACCGCAACGCAGACATGGGCAAGATTTATAACCAACAATTCAAAGAAGAAACAATTGAAGCTGGTTATGAATGGCAATTCAAACTTAATTACAGAACGACAGAAATACCATACGCAAATATATTGATCTAA
- a CDS encoding BppU family phage baseplate upper protein: MELEKVAKIDLEEEAYLKPISDRGIGFYNLDKNTAQFQFRVTKDNLPLLISTNNVKGYAFFRQITVKNGDRPSTSGVLDVEFIDPMTGLIGVTVPPWFLKSVTNSTVLGEIYLSLNDYKNEDKDDTVVLGTFQFEVKDSLVNQISSDIKVSYIRMFDDLRDELEKKVEQLKKDIGSTQSLIDTIKQLSTSATQAIQKAKDDSINLINTNKTDALNNIEEQTTLSLAQIDSKKNDVQSGFEVAKTAFQNSIDQNTQTFDAKVTDANNLIDEKVNDFQTNGALTKSDVDNLMGSYDWQKVALTQDNGATIPIYDLDFDDPTQITKSGFYYLYNATNGPATKRNGMLIVIYTNANYMKFIYTPYDSNEVHIRTKSGDWLPWQSINDFKDTGWINLPLVNGAYANTEYTDRNGYPCSYRIVTQNGVTTNHLRINASNLFSGQIFARLPQDMVKNAQSFSVRTPTGKPGCFLVINPTGDVLFYKSSVTGDWTEKDYIYAQVSWIN, translated from the coding sequence ATGGAATTAGAAAAAGTGGCTAAAATTGATTTAGAAGAAGAAGCGTATTTAAAACCGATATCGGATAGGGGTATCGGTTTTTATAATTTAGATAAAAATACAGCACAGTTCCAATTTAGGGTAACAAAAGATAATCTACCCTTACTAATCAGTACAAACAATGTTAAAGGGTACGCTTTTTTTAGACAGATTACTGTAAAAAATGGTGATAGACCTTCTACATCTGGCGTTTTAGATGTTGAATTTATCGACCCTATGACAGGTTTGATTGGTGTAACAGTGCCACCTTGGTTTTTGAAAAGTGTTACAAATTCAACGGTGTTAGGTGAGATTTATCTATCGCTCAATGATTATAAAAATGAAGATAAAGACGATACAGTCGTTTTAGGTACTTTCCAATTTGAAGTGAAAGATAGTTTGGTTAATCAAATTAGTAGCGATATCAAAGTGAGTTACATTCGCATGTTTGATGATTTGCGTGACGAATTAGAAAAGAAAGTAGAACAACTCAAAAAAGATATTGGCAGCACTCAAAGTTTGATAGATACAATCAAACAACTATCTACAAGCGCAACACAAGCTATTCAAAAAGCAAAAGATGATAGCATCAATTTAATCAATACAAATAAAACTGATGCTTTAAATAACATAGAAGAGCAAACAACGTTATCTTTAGCACAAATTGATAGTAAAAAGAATGATGTACAAAGTGGTTTTGAAGTTGCTAAAACCGCGTTTCAAAACTCAATAGATCAAAACACACAAACTTTTGACGCAAAGGTAACAGATGCTAATAACTTGATTGATGAAAAAGTAAACGACTTTCAAACGAATGGTGCTTTAACTAAAAGCGATGTAGATAACCTTATGGGTAGTTATGATTGGCAAAAAGTTGCATTGACACAAGATAACGGTGCAACGATACCTATTTACGATTTAGATTTTGATGATCCTACACAAATTACTAAATCTGGTTTTTATTACTTGTATAACGCTACAAACGGACCAGCAACTAAACGAAATGGTATGCTTATCGTAATTTACACAAATGCAAATTATATGAAATTTATATACACTCCATACGATTCAAATGAGGTACACATTCGCACAAAATCAGGAGACTGGTTACCATGGCAATCGATAAACGATTTTAAAGATACGGGTTGGATAAACTTACCTTTAGTCAATGGAGCGTATGCTAACACTGAATATACAGATAGAAATGGTTATCCTTGCTCATACAGAATAGTAACTCAGAATGGTGTAACAACGAACCATTTACGTATCAACGCTAGCAACCTTTTTAGCGGTCAAATATTCGCAAGATTGCCACAAGATATGGTTAAAAACGCGCAATCATTTTCTGTCAGAACGCCGACAGGTAAACCGGGTTGTTTTTTAGTTATTAACCCTACTGGCGATGTCTTGTTTTATAAATCATCAGTTACTGGAGATTGGACAGAAAAAGATTATATCTACGCTCAGGTAAGTTGGATAAATTAG
- a CDS encoding N-acetylmuramoyl-L-alanine amidase codes for MATENWKGVKVRYDLLTKGTRRYGEQLDGGKPQFIVAHDTGNPNTSAQTNVNYYENTHNIPWNQVASAHIFVDDKEAIICIPTTEKAWHVLYDAPTDNLWYGKDANDVAIGVEICYFDNKERSLKALDNGARVLAYLAEYWNIDYKTHMPGHQDIQADKQDPGNLLQACGYSRDTSNLDKHVAKYYKKDVKVKATPTQVTTGATPYTRDQFVDWLKSTEGKQYDYDCYAAFQCFDYANVGWDHLFGHGLKGDGAKDIPFNKVNLENFKKEATVHKNTPKFLAKPGDLVVWGAQLGGGWGHVAWVVEATLDYIVVIEQNWLGGGWTSGPINNGTGWETATRRKHEYETEMWFVRPNFATKTKTNTLSNKMKSKKEEKKITWNWKGRFVANTTIKVRRSAGLHGSVVDSNSWLLKNQWVDFVSVTKRNGYWWAKFKYPTNPSAGYFYCALCKITDKQERIKKEKYFGKISWK; via the coding sequence ATGGCTACTGAAAACTGGAAAGGCGTTAAAGTACGCTATGATTTATTGACTAAAGGAACACGACGCTATGGTGAACAATTAGATGGAGGCAAACCACAATTCATCGTAGCACATGATACAGGTAACCCTAACACATCTGCACAAACTAACGTTAACTATTACGAAAATACGCATAATATACCGTGGAACCAAGTAGCGAGCGCGCATATCTTTGTAGATGATAAAGAAGCTATTATTTGTATTCCTACAACTGAAAAAGCATGGCATGTATTATATGACGCACCAACTGATAACCTTTGGTATGGTAAAGATGCAAATGATGTAGCGATTGGTGTAGAAATTTGTTACTTTGATAATAAAGAACGCTCGTTGAAGGCACTAGATAACGGTGCTCGTGTGTTAGCTTACTTAGCAGAATATTGGAACATTGATTATAAAACGCATATGCCAGGCCACCAAGATATTCAAGCAGATAAGCAGGATCCGGGTAATTTATTACAAGCATGCGGATATAGTCGTGATACAAGCAATCTAGACAAGCATGTAGCTAAGTATTATAAAAAAGATGTTAAGGTTAAAGCTACACCTACACAAGTTACAACAGGCGCTACACCATATACGAGAGACCAATTTGTAGATTGGTTGAAATCAACAGAAGGCAAACAATATGACTACGATTGTTATGCAGCGTTCCAATGTTTTGACTATGCCAATGTAGGTTGGGACCATTTATTTGGTCATGGTTTAAAAGGCGACGGCGCTAAAGATATTCCATTTAATAAAGTTAATCTAGAAAACTTCAAAAAAGAAGCGACTGTTCACAAAAACACACCTAAATTCTTAGCTAAACCAGGCGACTTAGTTGTTTGGGGCGCTCAACTTGGTGGAGGTTGGGGACATGTTGCTTGGGTTGTTGAAGCAACGCTTGATTATATTGTTGTCATCGAGCAGAACTGGCTTGGTGGTGGTTGGACTTCTGGGCCAATCAATAATGGTACTGGTTGGGAAACTGCTACACGACGTAAACATGAGTATGAAACTGAAATGTGGTTTGTTCGACCTAACTTTGCTACTAAAACAAAAACAAACACACTATCAAATAAAATGAAAAGCAAAAAAGAAGAAAAGAAAATCACGTGGAACTGGAAAGGTCGCTTTGTTGCTAATACAACTATTAAAGTTAGACGTTCAGCAGGTTTGCATGGATCAGTTGTAGATAGCAATTCATGGTTACTTAAAAACCAATGGGTAGACTTTGTATCTGTAACTAAACGCAATGGTTATTGGTGGGCTAAGTTTAAATATCCGACTAACCCTAGTGCCGGTTACTTCTACTGTGCTTTATGTAAAATTACAGATAAACAAGAACGTATTAAGAAAGAGAAGTATTTTGGCAAGATATCTTGGAAATAA
- a CDS encoding peptidase G2, producing MLSELKTKLHSLFGSDFISQVEQNFETIKSWADKKDSDYQNHVTNQKNAHKSSQIKHTIKSGQDVNLQDHERYQDEQITNLVLGHNGDGVQELRASRTSMDAQNFDDLSNRLYHDFLRENNEREKLRAELLKKIQRIVNVDDFGGDPTGQKDSTKAFQDALGTGNVLVTMSAGTYLTTGIKMPNNSRLVGQGKDITTIKFMDSTPAENIGITNLKMSGNAKNISLENFTFDGNKFRQDKKLKPTGGSRSSNIRFAGVTNGYIYNVKSHSALLHCIDVTYANDDYYYEGDGNRVPYALESKHIHIDNCETYACGDDSITTHHSRYITITNCYAHHPTITGGNNNGIEIDDGSQFVFLSDNRTEGNFGGVEIKAHAPASAPRCVFVNNHLSIEDTRAYNIRHIGHHRAKTDAKSKTAYDVSLNNCVALRPKYNGVYPGTTPRALLTSAYKNVSVNNFTAIGDSDFSKLANGKTDSNLPAIAVQFMSENVILNNITVTGFTTAGQDIKFFGGDNRGERFILSNVNIYNSSPKVGIASGGGIYDLKIINGNLKGRGTGNGIETYNNTTMISGITADNYSNAAVIANEKYKTVPTVLKGGLSAGSTGSAAVDPRSVVLATTGNSRAYSPRSFVLGSGMSSKAYGSRSGVINSLSSETSKESHTQTVFNSRNVKSPGSYRVVAGYSSTGKPSTANIKVDLNTLHGNLNLAGKLTQNNADIAELFESQSGKPIELGTIVTLDGDKIRKAQPNDEPIGVISGTAALVANDKTYHHKDRYLQNEYGMTLTKRVQREFEDVDGNTVFEWRDEPIENPNYNEDLPYVSRSERPEWNTVGLIGQIYTNVEKDVIAGDLINGKAGIGYKDNVNGKGRVMAITTPYNEERGFAIALVLWGVK from the coding sequence ATGTTATCCGAATTGAAAACAAAACTACATTCGTTATTTGGTTCAGATTTTATATCTCAAGTCGAACAAAACTTTGAAACAATAAAATCATGGGCTGATAAAAAAGATAGCGATTACCAAAACCATGTTACAAATCAAAAGAACGCTCACAAATCATCACAAATTAAGCACACAATAAAAAGTGGGCAAGATGTTAATTTACAGGACCATGAACGTTATCAAGACGAGCAAATTACTAACTTAGTGCTTGGACATAACGGTGACGGAGTTCAAGAGTTGAGAGCGAGTAGAACATCGATGGACGCACAAAACTTTGATGACCTATCCAATCGTTTATATCACGATTTTTTACGTGAGAATAACGAAAGAGAAAAGTTACGTGCCGAATTGCTCAAAAAGATACAACGTATTGTAAATGTAGATGACTTCGGTGGTGACCCAACTGGTCAAAAAGACAGTACAAAAGCTTTTCAAGACGCGTTAGGCACTGGCAACGTACTTGTAACGATGAGTGCAGGTACTTATTTAACAACTGGTATCAAAATGCCTAACAACTCAAGATTAGTCGGACAAGGTAAAGACATCACCACTATTAAATTTATGGATAGTACACCAGCTGAGAACATTGGTATCACTAACTTAAAAATGAGTGGTAATGCTAAAAATATTAGTTTAGAGAACTTTACATTTGACGGTAATAAGTTTAGACAAGATAAAAAACTCAAACCTACTGGTGGTTCACGTTCAAGCAATATTCGATTTGCTGGTGTAACGAATGGTTACATTTACAACGTTAAATCGCATAGCGCTTTATTACATTGTATTGACGTAACTTATGCAAATGATGATTACTACTATGAAGGTGATGGAAATAGAGTTCCATACGCATTAGAAAGTAAACATATTCATATTGATAATTGTGAAACATACGCTTGTGGTGATGACTCTATCACTACCCATCATTCACGTTATATCACGATTACTAATTGTTATGCTCATCATCCAACAATTACTGGTGGGAATAACAACGGTATTGAAATTGATGACGGTTCACAATTTGTGTTCTTATCAGATAATAGAACAGAAGGTAACTTCGGTGGTGTTGAAATCAAAGCCCATGCACCTGCAAGTGCACCAAGATGCGTGTTTGTAAATAATCATTTATCAATTGAGGATACAAGAGCTTATAACATTAGACATATTGGCCACCACAGAGCAAAAACGGACGCTAAATCTAAAACAGCCTATGATGTATCATTAAACAACTGCGTGGCTCTACGACCTAAATACAACGGCGTATATCCAGGTACAACGCCTAGAGCATTGTTAACTAGTGCTTACAAAAACGTTTCGGTTAATAATTTTACCGCTATCGGCGATAGTGATTTTAGTAAATTAGCAAACGGTAAAACTGACAGTAATTTACCTGCTATCGCGGTTCAGTTTATGTCTGAAAACGTAATTCTTAACAATATTACAGTTACTGGTTTTACAACTGCCGGTCAAGATATTAAATTCTTCGGCGGAGATAATCGAGGCGAGCGTTTTATTTTAAGTAATGTTAACATCTACAATTCATCACCTAAAGTTGGTATTGCGAGTGGTGGTGGAATTTACGATTTAAAAATTATCAACGGTAATTTAAAAGGTCGTGGCACAGGAAATGGTATTGAAACATACAACAATACAACTATGATAAGTGGTATTACTGCAGATAACTATTCAAACGCCGCAGTTATTGCAAACGAAAAGTATAAAACAGTACCTACCGTATTAAAAGGTGGCTTAAGTGCAGGTTCAACAGGTTCTGCTGCGGTAGATCCTCGAAGTGTAGTTTTAGCAACAACTGGTAATAGTAGAGCGTATAGCCCACGTTCATTCGTTTTAGGTTCTGGAATGAGTTCTAAAGCTTATGGGTCACGAAGTGGAGTTATTAATTCGTTATCATCAGAAACATCTAAAGAGAGCCATACGCAAACGGTATTCAATAGTAGAAATGTAAAATCGCCTGGCAGTTACAGAGTGGTTGCAGGTTACTCTAGTACAGGTAAACCTTCTACCGCAAACATTAAAGTAGATCTTAACACGTTACATGGTAACCTTAACTTAGCTGGTAAATTAACGCAAAATAACGCCGATATCGCAGAGTTGTTTGAAAGTCAAAGTGGTAAACCTATTGAGTTAGGTACCATTGTTACTTTAGACGGTGATAAAATCAGAAAAGCGCAACCGAACGATGAACCGATTGGTGTTATATCGGGTACTGCTGCACTTGTGGCCAACGATAAAACATATCATCATAAAGATAGATATTTACAAAATGAGTATGGCATGACGTTGACTAAGCGTGTTCAAAGAGAATTTGAAGATGTAGACGGCAACACAGTGTTTGAATGGCGAGATGAACCAATCGAGAACCCTAATTATAATGAAGATTTACCTTACGTATCACGTTCTGAACGTCCGGAATGGAATACAGTAGGGTTAATTGGTCAAATATATACAAACGTCGAAAAAGACGTCATAGCAGGCGATTTAATCAATGGTAAAGCTGGAATTGGATATAAAGATAATGTGAACGGTAAAGGGCGTGTAATGGCCATTACAACGCCGTATAATGAAGAACGCGGTTTTGCGATTGCATTAGTATTGTGGGGTGTTAAATAA
- a CDS encoding XkdX family protein, protein MYRIVERYYKMGLFPLEKVKQSVTVKWITVDEYKEITGQDYEPLAE, encoded by the coding sequence ATGTACAGAATAGTTGAACGATACTATAAAATGGGGTTATTCCCGTTAGAAAAAGTTAAGCAATCTGTTACAGTCAAATGGATAACAGTAGATGAATATAAAGAAATTACAGGTCAAGATTACGAACCACTAGCTGAATAG
- a CDS encoding glucosaminidase domain-containing protein translates to MGLPDPKKRKPTASEVAAWAKATIGKRIDLPGSGGGPQCWDLPNYIFEKYWGFRTWGNAVDMAYYKYPKGFRFIKNTPDFVPLPGDIAVWHPGNGIGWAGHTGIVVGPSNKKTFRCVDQNWVHKEYPPNYNWGSAAAYVTHSYTSVTGFVRPAYRKEVRKAGTKHETTKPKTPTDVKPEIKPQDSSKDVTSTGDAKKPHFKEIKKVQYTDFLYSLDKELEYNDHLIVDDGNLMSKPKGIYIKECPHLRDVEELYLQRNRFVSKDEYPHVYIDREQIWTPRPPDTEAPSHPGWLVIEVCGAQTESKRQFMLNQLQALIYGVWLMSWSKIKLSESTIKADPNIWRSMKDLIDYDMIKNGIPDESKYKEVESKIIEMYLKKDKLLKEKIVTTTSTKIIKIKSDKEAKTTKPTVTTPSTSKSKKITPPKQTKAKVTVEKSGFTFTQALNLQMSRGYPQKSNGYSWYFPSRSAVSAAMNPTSIWNSSSQRYQMLNLGKYQGISVSKLNVILKGRGTLSGQGKAFADGCKKYNINEIYLIAHALLESGNGTSNFASGRYGVYNYFGIGAYDNNPNNAIPFARRRGWTTPAKAIIGGAKFVRQDYINKGQNTLYRMRWNPKNPATHQYATDIRWCEHQASTIYSYYKKIGLKGLYFIQDKYK, encoded by the coding sequence ATGGGATTACCAGACCCGAAAAAAAGGAAACCTACTGCGTCTGAAGTTGCAGCATGGGCAAAAGCGACTATAGGAAAAAGAATAGATTTACCCGGGTCCGGAGGAGGTCCACAATGTTGGGACTTACCAAACTATATATTCGAAAAATACTGGGGTTTTAGAACATGGGGTAATGCAGTTGATATGGCTTATTACAAATACCCCAAAGGCTTCAGATTTATAAAAAACACGCCTGATTTTGTCCCTTTACCTGGCGATATCGCAGTTTGGCACCCCGGTAACGGTATCGGGTGGGCAGGGCATACAGGTATTGTAGTAGGTCCTAGCAACAAAAAAACGTTTAGATGCGTGGATCAAAATTGGGTCCACAAAGAATATCCGCCAAACTATAATTGGGGAAGCGCAGCAGCATACGTAACGCATAGTTATACAAGCGTTACAGGTTTTGTGCGTCCAGCTTATCGAAAGGAAGTTAGAAAGGCGGGGACTAAACACGAAACGACCAAACCTAAAACGCCGACAGACGTTAAACCGGAAATTAAGCCACAAGATAGCTCTAAAGATGTTACGTCAACTGGCGATGCTAAAAAACCTCACTTTAAAGAAATTAAAAAAGTACAATATACTGACTTTCTATACTCTCTAGATAAAGAGTTAGAATACAACGACCATTTAATCGTAGATGACGGTAATTTGATGAGCAAGCCTAAAGGTATATACATCAAAGAATGTCCTCATTTGCGCGATGTTGAAGAGTTGTATCTGCAACGTAATAGATTTGTCAGCAAAGATGAATATCCACACGTTTATATTGACCGTGAACAAATATGGACGCCTAGACCACCTGACACAGAGGCACCCTCACATCCAGGTTGGTTAGTGATAGAAGTTTGTGGCGCACAAACAGAAAGTAAACGCCAATTCATGCTAAACCAACTACAAGCGTTGATATACGGTGTATGGTTGATGAGTTGGTCAAAAATCAAATTATCAGAAAGCACAATTAAAGCAGACCCTAATATTTGGCGTTCGATGAAAGATTTAATCGATTACGACATGATAAAGAACGGCATTCCTGACGAAAGTAAGTACAAAGAAGTTGAGAGTAAAATTATTGAAATGTACCTCAAAAAAGATAAGTTACTAAAAGAGAAAATAGTAACAACTACAAGTACAAAAATAATTAAAATTAAATCTGACAAAGAAGCTAAAACAACTAAACCGACAGTTACTACGCCATCTACTTCTAAATCTAAAAAAATTACGCCACCAAAACAAACTAAAGCTAAGGTTACAGTAGAAAAGAGTGGATTTACATTTACTCAAGCACTTAACTTACAAATGAGTAGAGGGTACCCACAAAAAAGTAATGGTTATAGTTGGTACTTCCCTAGCCGTTCAGCTGTTAGTGCAGCAATGAACCCTACATCTATATGGAATAGTTCATCACAACGTTACCAGATGCTTAATTTAGGTAAGTATCAAGGTATTAGCGTATCAAAATTGAACGTTATCTTAAAAGGACGTGGAACGTTATCAGGTCAAGGCAAGGCGTTTGCAGACGGTTGTAAAAAATATAACATTAATGAGATATATTTGATTGCGCATGCGTTGCTGGAAAGTGGTAATGGTACAAGTAACTTTGCAAGTGGTCGTTATGGTGTATATAACTACTTTGGTATAGGCGCTTATGATAACAATCCTAACAATGCTATACCTTTTGCACGTAGAAGAGGTTGGACAACACCGGCAAAAGCTATCATCGGTGGCGCTAAATTCGTTAGACAAGATTACATCAACAAAGGGCAAAACACATTATACCGTATGCGTTGGAACCCTAAAAACCCTGCTACACATCAATATGCAACAGACATTCGTTGGTGCGAACATCAAGCAAGCACAATATACAGTTATTACAAAAAAATAGGGTTAAAAGGACTTTATTTTATACAGGATAAATATAAGTAA
- a CDS encoding PTS mannose transporter subunit IID produces MTSDKLKQYIGLIGGMLGALYLALKASGIEVPFLMPEKLDAWQNFATSAVPFVIAIYGVYKNTYVIHSHSKAQEEYLKENNLK; encoded by the coding sequence ATGACATCAGATAAATTAAAACAATATATCGGTTTAATCGGTGGTATGTTAGGCGCTTTATACCTTGCTTTGAAAGCAAGTGGTATAGAAGTTCCTTTTTTAATGCCTGAAAAATTAGACGCATGGCAAAATTTTGCTACTTCAGCAGTACCATTTGTCATTGCAATTTATGGTGTTTATAAAAACACATATGTTATTCATTCGCATTCAAAAGCGCAAGAAGAATATCTGAAAGAAAATAATTTAAAATAG